CCGATGGCGCGCCAGCCGACGCCGCCGCGGTGCCCGTTCTCGTCGAGATTGCCCTCGAACCCGTCAAGCACGTTGTAGGACGGGGCGATTCCTGCCTCGGTGGCCAGCTCCGCCGAGCCGATCGACCGGTTTCCGGACCGGCACAGGAACACCACCGGCCGATCACCGGGGGTCACGCCCGCGGCCTCGAGCTCGGCGAGAAACTCGCTATTGCGTTCGCCGTTGGACCGCACCCACTCGACGTACACGACGTCGCGACCGAGCTCGGTGAGATCGGGAACACCGACCCACTTCCACTCCGCCGACGTGCGCACATCGACCAGCACGGCGTCCGGGTTGTCCTTCAGCAGCGCCCACGCCGCCTCGGGGGTGATATCTCCTGCGTAGCCCACGAAGAGCCAGTCTATTGGTACTGCGAGCAGACCCTCCACGAGCCGTCTTCCTTGACGAAGGAGACGTTCGCGGTGAGCTTGTTGTCCTCTGATTTCATGTAGTGATAGGTCACCGCAGCGGTCGCGGTGTCGCCACTGATCTTGACGTCCTTGACGTCGTCGACGTAGCGATTCCCGTGCGATGTCTCGGATTTGTCCTGAGCGGCAATCACATTGCGCTCCGGTGCGACGATGGCGCGGCAACTGTAGGCCACGTAGTCGGCATACGCGCGTCGCTGCAGCGCGTCGTTCTGCGCGACGACGGCCTTGCCGACTCGTCCCTCTTCGGTGAGGCCGTCACCCGACCGGAAGATCGCCGACACCGCGATACCGATCACCACGATTCCAAAGATCACCGCTCCGGCGATGAACGGGCCGATGCTCCCGCGATCTTCGGAATCTGCCTGGTCCTCGGGCGTCACCGCAGGTGCCTGGCGAC
The nucleotide sequence above comes from Mycobacteroides saopaulense. Encoded proteins:
- a CDS encoding rhodanese-like domain-containing protein — its product is MGYAGDITPEAAWALLKDNPDAVLVDVRTSAEWKWVGVPDLTELGRDVVYVEWVRSNGERNSEFLAELEAAGVTPGDRPVVFLCRSGNRSIGSAELATEAGIAPSYNVLDGFEGNLDENGHRGGVGWRAIGLPWRQS
- a CDS encoding Rv0361 family membrane protein, producing MTPEDQADSEDRGSIGPFIAGAVIFGIVVIGIAVSAIFRSGDGLTEEGRVGKAVVAQNDALQRRAYADYVAYSCRAIVAPERNVIAAQDKSETSHGNRYVDDVKDVKISGDTATAAVTYHYMKSEDNKLTANVSFVKEDGSWRVCSQYQ